The DNA window accttttctgggttatcctgggtaatttacactatgtataataattgtacttatgtgtacctgttcctAGATTAACTTACATAATTGTATCTAACTCTGCCTATTGTAACTTGGATATATTTAAAAGTAATAAAGATTTTTTAATTACCTCTCATGATAGGGTTAATAAACCAGCTGGAGGCCTTTGTAAAGTGTGCTTAATAACCTTAAGATTAATTGTATGTAAGATTACTGGCGAGTAGGATTACTGGTAAGATTACTATTGAATATGATTACTCGTAAGACTATTGGCGAGTAAGATTACTGGTAAGATTACTGGTGAATAAGATTATTGTTAAGATTACTGGTGAATAAGATTATTGTTAAGATTACTGGTAAGATTACTGGTGAATAAGATTGTTGTTAAGATTACTGGTGAATAAGATTATTGTTAAGATTACTGGTGAATAAGATTATTGTTAAGATTACTGGTAAGATTACTGGTGAATAAGATTATTGTTAAGATTACTGGTAAGATTATTGGTGAATAAGATTATTGTTAAGATTACTGGTAAGATTACTGGTGAATAAGATTATTGTTAAGATTACTGGTAAGATTACTGGTGAGTTACTAGTAAGATTACTGGCGAGTAGGATTACTGGTAAACTGCATGACTAGCGAGTAGGATTACTGGTAAGATTACTATTGAATATGATTACTCGTAACTATTGGCGAGTAAGATTACTGGTGAGTAAGATTATTAAGATTACTGGTGAGTAAGAGTTACACTCATTGTCACAGGTGTCTCAGGTCTGGTACAGGTACAGTCCGTGTTGTTATGGGGGTAATGAGGCAGAGCAACTTAGCTACATGTACTCTCGCCCAGCCTGGGTAACCACAACAAAACGATAGCAACATGGattagggcttccatggttaggttacttctttctttttgtttttaagaaaaaaaaaagaaaaagggggaacggggaggaatagttcctaggaggaatgaaagggccagaaatcaccctccgcacccaagaggacctcaacaccgcaagtagtgcagatgctgcatggaacctgtgctataccctacccttcatgccagtaaaccagcaatccaggataacaacctcacatctgccgagctaccttggtggacaaaagagagggcggccggatatccgtcACAAAGCATACcccctttggccaccacccccggaatccaaaaggcagcctccagagatacacccatcgcccgaaagacacccaaagccaccccccggAAGACTGGAGAGGGAACTGgatatccccaggcgatccagattccacggcaaactacaccacagccaagaacctcaacagaataggattgaccccggtacccttccccctacctaggaaccagtaggcctgtgggaagaatcccaaaggccaaaaagaggaagggaaaaagggagggacaggggggaggaggaggaaaggaaaaagggaggatgggatagggaaggggggattggagggtaattaggttcggtctgaggaaggagaccaacaggtctaattcctcagatcaagagtctcttcaccacgccaaggagcccctctTGAAGAGggggttattatcaaggtttttgatattttctcgaccacttgtggccacatccacctcaaagccactaaaccaggggtcaacatcactttcctcttaaaatggaagTGCTACTACTACATAACATCAGTGAATTCCAGGTGTTTGCCAtgttgtttgctctagctggtgctcaattgaactggtgctcccaaaaggtactaagtggtctcagattttttaatactttgcacaccgagtgttatgacccattctatgctgaccaggcatctcaggtcaatcgtgccaaatttggaggcacaaaaaataaaacatagatctacgtttggagcgctagtgGTAAGAACGTAgatatacgtttggacagttaacaggttaaaatgtactgctccataacctgtgtcaatatagagtaagaatttggattagtttgcccaaaatgcctaggcataCTAGTGGCCTTTGCAATTAATGTTTTAAAATATGTAAACCACAGGTAAGTTTAGCAagaaaataaacattttcattttcatgtACTTTTTTTGGATTGTGCAGCAATTGAAACGAGTCTAGTTGTATGTCTTTTACCCACAGGTGACAAGAGGTACATAAACAATGTGTGATAACGGCAGTGACGGAGGTGTCAGTCGAGGTGTCAGTCGAGGCCGAGGTCGAGGCCGAGGTCGAGGCCGAGGACAAGGTCGTGGTCGAGGCCGAGGAAGAGGCATGTGTAACACTCGACAAAATATGGATGATAATATTGAACAGATAAACATGACTCTTAAGTCGACTGATGTTTGTGGGGATGTGGAAATCCCAGAAATATGCATGTTAGCAATAAATAACAAGTGTATTAACAATAACAAAGGCTGCCAGTATCTCCATGCAAAAAGCACTTTTCACTGGCAATTTCAAGTAGGCATTAAATGGTTTAATTTCCTCATCTTTCAGTCTAAAGTATTAGAAACTGCTTACCGGAATGTTGCCAAGGATAAATGTCAAATACTACCTCCCATTGATTTAAACAAATCTGCATCCTGTGCTAAAGCAATTTTGAACTTTTTTGGTACTGAGTCATGGACAGCTAATTTTATGAGAATGTATATTAAACACTCAACTGGAAGCAAACTCCAAATTCGACGGATCTCAACTAAGTCTGCAGGAGAGTCAGATAATCCCAAAGCAACTACATATGACTGGTACTTTCTTGATGCACAAGGCATATGGATTTGTTATGGTCATGCTGATAGTCTGGGAAATGAAAAACTAGTGTGTAGCACCACGTGTGAGGATATTGAGAAACGATATTTGTCAGACCCCAGGTCATCAATGACTGTAAGTAATAAAAGATTCACCTATATATTAAACTTTGCACAGATGACACAGACTAA is part of the Cherax quadricarinatus isolate ZL_2023a chromosome 91, ASM3850222v1, whole genome shotgun sequence genome and encodes:
- the LOC128704935 gene encoding protein mono-ADP-ribosyltransferase PARP11-like produces the protein MCDNGSDGGVSRGVSRGRGRGRGRGRGQGRGRGRGRGMCNTRQNMDDNIEQINMTLKSTDVCGDVEIPEICMLAINNKCINNNKGCQYLHAKSTFHWQFQVGIKWFNFLIFQSKVLETAYRNVAKDKCQILPPIDLNKSASCAKAILNFFGTESWTANFMRMYIKHSTGSKLQIRRISTKSAGESDNPKATTYDWYFLDAQGIWICYGHADSLGNEKLVCSTTCEDIEKRYLSDPRSSMTVSNKRFTYILNFAQMTQTNLTTNKVRQIRRRPSKAPIQKKVILDKPKNCLPTHWSPMTDKQICLLVQLDCDSSEYQNVKSLLKLTLHGVIIRNIQRLQNPYLWHQLENKKAYLSKSYDKNQLNMQKLFHGVNSSTIDTICNENIDWRQGTTIRQDFGKGSYFSNSAAVARGHCTHTVNGHFTLILAEVIVGMVVQGSPSLTRPPARSSSTLYDTTVDNVNDPVIFVKYDKEEYYPEYIINLRETFFNLN